The following DNA comes from Alienimonas californiensis.
CGCCTGCGAGCCGTTCCAGGCATCGGCGAGGAGGTTCACGGCCCAGACGACGGGCTGCGGCACGAAGTCCGCAGTCCGTTCGTCGTGCTCGTGGTTGAACGTCACCGCGGTCGTCGCCGCAAACAGGGCCAGTAGCAGGCCGGCGGCGAGGGCGACGTTTCGCTTGGGCATTCGCATCGGTGCGGATCTCCGAAGCCGAAGGAATCGCCCGGCATTCCTTTCCGGGCGGCGAGCGGGCGGGGGTCAGTGGGCGTGGCGGGTTTCAAAGCCGTTCGCCTTCAGCCAGGTCTCCCACTCGTGGGCCTTCTCGTGGGTCGTCAGGGCGATCTCTCGCCACTCCGGGCAGCGGTGGGAGACGTCCGTGTGGCCGCCGTGGGCGCCGGTCTTCACCTCGCAGCCGAGCTTCTTGAGCGTCTTGGCGTGCGTCGCCGCCTTCTGGGCGTCCTCGAAGTGGCCGGATTGCCACTTCACGGCCCGGTAGGCGACGATCTCGTCAGCCTTCGCTTCAACCGGCGACGCGGCGGGCGCGGACGGGGCGAAGACCGCCAGGGCGAGGGCGGCGGCGAACAGGGGGAACAGTCGACAGGTCATTTCAAACTCCTTCTCTCAGGAACAGGGGGAACGACGGGCGACGGGACGGTCCCGAGGCCCAAGGAAACGCCTTCAAGCGTGCTCTTCGGACTCTTCGGTAAGGGCGACGGGCGCGCCGCTCGCGGAGGCGAGGCGGCGGCCGGCGGGGCGGCCGATCGCCCAGAACAGAGCCGGGCGAACCACGAACTCCGCCGCGGTACTGGTCAGCAGCCCGCCGATGATCACGGTGGCGACCGGGTACAGGATCTCCTTGCCCGGCTCGCCGGCGGCGAGGGCCAGCGGAACCAAACCGATGCCGCTGGTCAGGGCGGTCATCAACACCGGCGCCAGCCGTTCGCGGCCGGCCCGGACGACCATCGACCGCGTCCAGCCCTCGCCCTCGTGCTTCACGAGGTGCAGATAATGGTTCAATAATAAAATGCCGTTGCGGCTGGCGATGCCGGCTAGGGAGATAAACCCCACCAGCGCGGCCACGGTGAGCGTCTGGTCCGTGATCACCAGCGCGATTACTCCGCCGATGAACGCCGTCGGCAATGCGGCCATCACCTGCAGGGCGAAGTTCGCCGAACCGAACAGCGTGTAGAGGACCAGGAACACGCCGAATACCGACACCGCCCCCAGCAGCCCCAGCGTGCGGCTGGCGCTCTGCTGACTCTCGAACTGGCCGCTGAACTCCAGGAAGTAGCCGGGCGGCAGCTCCACGTCGGCGAAGCTGGCCCTCACGTCCTCGACCGCCTCCACCACGCCCCGACCGCTGACGTTCGCCTGCAACACGATCTGGCGGCGGACGTTCTCCCGGTTGATCGTGTTCGGGCCGCCGCTCTCGTAGATGCGTGCGACCGATTCCAGCGGAATCTGTCCGCCCTCCGGCGTGGTGAGGGTCAGCCGGCGGAGCGCTTCCAGGTCCTCGCGGAACGGCTCGTCCAGGCGGACCAGCAGGTCGAACGTCCGCTGACCGACGAGGATCTCCGAAACGACCTCGCCGTTCATGGCCGTCTGGACGAACTCCATCACGTCCGCCGGGCGGAGGCCGGCCAGCAGCAGGGCGTCGCGGTCCAGTTCGATCCGCAGCTGCGGGATCGTGACCTGCTGTTCGAGCTGCACGTCGACCAGGCCCGGCACGCCGGACATCGCGGCCTTCAGTTCCTCCCCCTTGCGGCGGAGCACGTCGAGGTCGTCGCCGTACAGCTTGATGCCGATCTGGGCCTTCACCCCGGAGATCATGTGCGAAATGAGGTGGCCCAGCGGTCCCTCCACGCTGCCGACGGCGCCGGGCACGTCGGCGACGGCTTCGCGGAGGTCCTCGAGAATTGCTTCCCGCTCGCGGTCGGACTCCGGGTCGAACTCCACGATCATTTCGCTGATGTTGACGGTCACGGCGTGCTCGTCGAGTTCCGCCCGACCGGTCCGGCGTACCACGGAGGACACGCCTTCGACCGCCAGCAGGCTTTTCTCCACTGCGCGGCCGATCTCGTTGCTCGTCTTCAACGAGGTGCCGGGGTCGAGAATCACGTTGACCTGCATCGCCCCCTCGTTGAAGGGCGGCAGGAAGTCCCGTTCCAGCGTCGACATCCGCGCCCCGGCGACCGCCACCGCCCCGGCCGTGATCAGCAACACCGGCCAGGCGAACAGCGTCGCGCCGCGGATCGCCCCGCCGGCGAGCCATTGCAGGCCCCGCAGGAACAGGCCTTCCTCCTCGCCGCCGGAGGTAAACCGGTCCAGCGCCTCCACGCCGAGCCAGAACGCCGGGGCGGCGGCCAGCGTCCACCACAGCGGGTCCGACGGATGCAGCGCTTCGATATGAAAGATCTCCGCGGCCCGCGGGGCGATCCAGTAGAAGGTCGCGGCGCTCATCCCCAGCCCCAACAGCGGGGCGACGACGTGCCAGCCCCGGTTCCCGACCAAGAGCAGCGAGCACAGCGCCGGCGTGACCGTCAGCGAGACCGCCAGCGAGGCCAGGATGCTCACCACGTAAGCGGCCCCCAGCGGGGCGAACAATCGGCCCTCCATGCCCCCCAGGGCGAACAGCGGCAGGAACACCAGCACGACGATCGCCGTGCCGAACACGATCGAACTGCGGATCTCCGTGCTGGCCCGGAAGGTGACGACCAGCGGATTCAGCCGTTCCCCCTCGGGGAGATGCTTGTTCTCCCGGAGCCTTCGAAAAATATTCTCCACGTCGACGATCGCGTCGTCGACGAGTTCTCCAATCGCGACGGCCAGCCCGCCGAGGGTCATCGTATTAATGCCGAACCCGAACGCGGCGAAGACCAGCGCCGTAACCACGATCGACAGCGGGATCGCCGTCAGGGTGATAAACGTCGTGCGGAAGTTCAGCAGGAAGGCGAATAAAATTACGACCACCAGCACGCCGCCGTCGGCGAGGGCTTCGACGACGTTTTCAATGCTGCGGTCGATAAAGCTCCGCTGCGAATAGACCCGCTCCACCCGCACGTCGTCCGGCAGGGAGCGGGCGAGGTCCGCCATCGCGGCGTTGACGGCGTCCGTGACGACCCGGGTGTCGGCGCCGGGTTGTTTGGCGATCGTTAGAACGACCGCGGGCCCGCCGGTGAACAGCGGGGGGGCGAGGGGCGAGAGGCCGGGCGCCGTTTCATCGTCGCCCCCGGCCACCGGTCCCTCGCCTGCGACCTCCGTCCGCACGAACGCCGAGCTGTCCCCGCGCTTCACCTGCGCCTCCTCGACGACGTCGGCGACCTGCTCCAGCGCCACCGAACGGCCGTCGCGGATCGTGACGACGACCTTCCGCAGATCCTCCACCGTGGTGGCCCGACCCAGTCCGCGGACCAGCAACTCCGTCGGCCCGCGTTCGTCCAGGTAGCCGCCGGTGGCGTTGAGGTTGCTCTCGCCGACGGCCTCCTTCACCTGATCCAGGGTCAGCCCGTAGGCCCGCAGGGCGTCCGGGTCGACGAGGACCTGAAACTGCTTCCGCCCCCCGCCCATGACGAACACCTGACTGACGCCCGGGATCGTCAACAGGCGCTGGCGGATCACCCAGTCCGAGAGCGTCCGCAACTCCAACGGGGCGGTCTGCGGCTCCCCGTCGGCTCCCGGTTCGCTCCAGACGGCGAGCATCAGGATCTGACCCATCACGGAACTGACGGGGGCCAGCGTCGGCCGGATCCCCTCCTGCATGCTTTCGGCGGCGAGTTGCATCCGCTCCGCGACGACCTGGCGGTCGGTGTAGATGTCCGTGCCCCAGGCGAAGTCCACCGTGATCACGCTGATGCCCACCGCGCTGGAACTGCGGACGACCTCGACGCCGTTGGCGCCGTTCAGGCTGGTCTCCAGCGGGAAGGTGATGAGGGCCTCCACCTCCTCCGGCGCCATGCCGGGGGCCTCGGTGATGACCACCACCCGCGGCCGATTCAGGTCCGGGAAGACGTCGATGGTCAGCCCCGCGGTCCGCCACCCGCCCAGCCCCAGGACCAGCAGCGCCCCCGCCAACACGAGCACGCGGTTGTGCAGGGCGAAGCGGATAATCGCGTTCAGCATCGGACGGACAGGTTCGGAGGGGCGGGAAAGGAGACCGGGACCGGGCGGAACGTCAGTGGTTGTGGCCGGCGTGCGGGTCGATCGCCCCGCCGGCGGCGTTCTTCAGGGCCATCTGCAACTGATGGGCGGCGGAGACGGCGACCGACTCCCCCGGCAGCAGCGAGCCGTCGTCCGCGATGACGACCGACTCCGCGTCCCGGTAGACGACGTGCACCGGCCGGCGCTCGAACGTCGCCCCGTTCTCCACGAATGCGAACCGCTCCGCCCCGGCTTCCGCGACGGCCTCGATCGGCAACACGATCGCCTCCGCGTACGTCTCCACCGGCACCCGCAGACGCATCCGCTGGCCCGGTTTGTACTTCCAGGTGAGGAACTGCCCGCCGCTCGCCCGATCCCGCCCGTCGCTGACGATCTCGTTCGGCAACAGGACGTAGAACGGCACCACGCGCGAATCCGCCCCGACCCGGTTGGCCACGTAGGCGATCTCCAACCCGGTCACCGGATCGGACGCCCCGGCGAGGTTGTCAGTCGGCAGGGCCGTAACCGGGCGATCCTCCCGGGCCGCGGCGACGACCGCGGCGGCGTCCCGCTCGAACGCCCGGCCCTCCACGTACAGCAGGGAGAGGTCGCTCAACTCCGCCAGCGGGGCGTTCGCGTCGACCGCGTCCCCCGCGTGGACGTTCAGACGTTCGACCGTCAGCGGCGGGTGCGCCTGCGACGTCGGTTCCTGCAGGCTGGCCGTCCGGGCCGGCACGGTGGGCGTCGCCTCCCGCACCGCCGGGTCGTGCGCTTCGCCGTGGCCCTCCTCGCTCGGGTCATGGGGTTCGGGCACGACGATGCGGATCTCCCGCACCAAGTTTCGGTCCGAGGCGATGCGGGCGACCTGCGACTCCTCCAGGCCGTGCAGCAACAGGCTCTGCCGCTGGGCTTTGAGGAGCCCTTCGAGTTTTTGCTTCTCGTACTGCCGTTCGAGCACGACCTTCCCGGCGACCACGCCGCGGGAGACGGTCTGCAGCCGGTCGATCTCCCGCTCCTCCACGTCGAGGGCTTCGAGCGTTTTGAGGTAGTCCGTCTGGGCCTGCACCACGTCCTCGTGGGTCAGCCGCATGAGGAACAGCGTGTCGCCGGGGCGGACGGCCTGCCCCTCGGTGGCGAACACGTCCGTGACCATGCCGGTCATCGGGGCGGACACCTGCAGGTTCGAACGTCCCGGCCGCTCCGCGACGACCCCGGGCACGGTGATCGTGCGGTCGAACTCCGTCAGTTCGACCGTCGCCGTCCGCAGCCCGATTGTGCGGCGGGCCTGCTCGGACAGGCGGATCACCTCGCCGGCGGCGGCCACGCCGTGATCGTGCCCGGCGTGCGGGTCCTCCGCCGCCTCGACGGGCGTCTCCTCACCGAAGGCCAGGGCGGACAGTTCCGGGAGCCACCAACCGGCCGACAGCCATAGCGCGACGGCCGCGACCGGGACGGCGGCGATCGCCAACCGCCGGGGTGACAGATTCAGTTTGCCGAGGCGCACGACAGCACCGGGAGAGGGAGGGAGAAAACCCCGCCGCCGACTCGTGCCGTCACGGGACGGCGCGAAGCCGTTCGGACGACCGGGACGTGCGGGGACCCGGCGTCAGACCGGGAAGAGAAGCGAGGCAGCCGTCAGGCTGCGGAGCCGCCGCGCGAGCGCGGCCGGCGCAGACGTCAGTTACAGCAAAAAGACCCGCGTGCGCAAGCGGTCGCCCGGACCGCTGCGTGCCGCGTCGCGGTGGGACCGACTCCAAGCATCGAGACCGCCCCCGCTGACCCCGCCCGTCAGATCCAAGTCCGACAGCGGCCGAAAGCCGACCGGCGCGAGGGCCGGGCACGCCGCCACGGACGCCGTCAGCCAGGAACACTCCGACTCGCCGCACCCCTCGTGTTGGTGCGGATCGTCTTGGCTCGGATCGTCGTGCTGATGTCCGGCGTCGTTCGACGGGTCGTGGTCGGACCCATGGTGGCTGTGACCGTGATCGTGAGCCTCGTCGCCGTGTGCGTGTGCGGCGTGGCAAGGAGCCGAAGTCGGTTCCGCTCCGCAACAGGGATCGCCCGCATGGGCGTGATGCATGCAGCACCCCAGCGCCGCGTGCGACAGCACGGCGGCGAGCGTGACCAGCGGGGTGACGAGGCGGAGCACGGGCGAAGAACGAGCGTTGGGCTTGCCGAGACAGGTTAGCAGATCCGCAGCGGCCGGGAACCCACATCGAAAGAATCCGCACGACCCTCACGCTCACTGCCCACCGAGCGCCAGATCTCGGAGGCCAATGCCTCACGGATTCTCTTCCTTCGGCCACGCCTCTCGCAGGATTCGTACGCCGCCCCAGAGAACCACCACGGCGACGACCGCCCCGACGATCAGGTCCGGCCACCGGCTGCCGGTCCACAGCACCAGCGCGCCCGACAGGATGACCCCGACGTTGGCGATCACGTCGTTGGTCGAGAAAATCCACGACGCCCGCATGTGGACGCCGCCGCCGCGGTGCTTCGCCAGCAGGGCTAAACAGCTGAGGTTCGCGGCCAGCGCGACCGCCCCGACAGCCATCATCAGCGTGCTGACGGGGTCGCTGCCGGACAGGAACCGGCGGCCGACCTCCAGCAGCACGCCCGCCCCCAAGACCATCTGAAGCACGCCGCTGAACGTCGCGGCTCGAGACCGCCTCCGGCCCGACCCGCCGACCGCCCGCAGCGATAGGCCGTAAACGGCCGCGTCCGCGAGCATGTCCAGCGAGTCGGCCAGCAGGGCGGTCGACTCGGCCCACCACCCCAGCCCGGCCTCGGCGACGAACATCACTCCGTTGATCGCCAACAGCGTGCGCAGGGTCCGCCGTTCGAGAGTGTCCGCCTGATCGGCGGGGCAGCCGCAATCCGTCATCTGTGTACCGTCATCGAAGAGTTCCTCGTAAATCGTCAGCTTGATCTCATTTCGCCGGTGCGTTCATTAGCACGTTTCTCCGCCGGGCGCAGGCGTTCGGGACCGCCAGGCGACGATGCGGTCCTGCCGACAGGCCGACTCGCCGCGGCGCCCCCTCCCGCCGAGCGCGGGCGCCGGGCGCCGGGCGCGGGGCGTCACTCGGTCGGCCGGGGGGGCTGCTCGCCGTACTTGGCGGCGTAACGGGCGGCGAAGCGGTCGAACCGGTCGGGATCGCACAGGAAGCACTGCGACTCCGGCCGGTCGTGCTCGGCGCACCAGTCGCCCTTCTCCTTGAAGTCGGCGACCAGCGAGGCGTCGCAGAGGGCGCACTCCCCCTCCGGCACGCCGTGCTCGACGCACCACCAGCCGACGTCGGCGTCGTGATCGTGGTCGGCGTCGGCCATCGGGACGGCGGCGGGCGCGTCCGGCGAGTCGTCGGCGCCGCAGCCGGTGAGGGCGAGCGTGGCCCCGACGCTCAAGACAGCGGCGAGCGGGACGTGGAAACGGAACAGCATCGGTTAGACCTCCGGGTCGTCGGGGAAGGGATGGGAAAACCGCCGGTCGCCGGCCCCCGCCAGAGCGGAAGTCTCCCCGTTGCGGCGTCCGTCGGGGTGATTGTGTACGCCGTCGCGTTCGTCTTGGACGGTGGGGTCGTTGGCCGAACCGTCCGTCTTCGGGGCGGGGCTGGGGAACAGCGTGTAGAGCACGCGGAGGACCAGCAGGCTCATCACCGTGGCGCTGCACACCCCGCCGATCACCACCGTCGCCAGCGGCCGCTGCACTTCCGCCCCCATGCCGGAGCTGGTCGCCATCGGTAGGAAGCCCAACGCGGCCACCAGCGTCGTCATCAGGATCGGCCGCAGTCGCTGGACCGCGGCGCCCTCCACCGCCTCTTCCAAGTTCAGCCCCTTCTCGCGGAGTTGGCGGATGCGGGAGACCAGCAGCATGTCGTCCAGCACGGCCACGCCGGACAGAGCCACGAACCCGACCGCCGCGGAGATCGAGAACGGCATCCCCCGCAGCCACAGGGCGAACAGCCCGCCGGTCCACGCGAACGGGATGCCGGTGAAAACCCGCACCGTGTCGATCAGGTTGCCGTAGGTCGCGTACAGCAGCGAGGCGATCAGGACCAACGCGACCGGGACCACGATCAGCAGTCGGCGGCGGGCGCGGACCATGTGCTCGAACTGCCCGCCGAACTCCACGCGGTAGCGGGCACTCGGCAGCGTCACCTCTTCGTCCACCCGCCGTTGAGCCTCGGCGACGAACCCGCCCACGTCCCGGCCGCGGACATTCACGTTCACCGTCACCCGCCGCTGCGCCCACTCCCGGGCGATCTGGCTCGGGCCGGTCGTGAATCGCACGTCCGCCAGCCGGCCCAGCGGGATCTGCTCCCCGCGTGGGGTGACGATCGGCAGCGACTCGATCTTCTCCGGGTCGTCCCGGTACTCGTCCGGCAGCCGGACGGTCAGCGGGAACCGCAGTTGCCCCTGGAACACGTCGCCGACCGGCCGGTTCCCCAACGCCTCCACGAGGTCCAGCACCGCCGCGGCCGGCACGCCGTAGCGGGCGATCGCGTCACGGTCGATCTCGACCTCCAACATCGGCTGTCCGGTCAACTGGGTGAAACCCACGTCGGCGGATCCGGGCACCGTCCGCAGCACCCGCTCCACCTCGGCGGCGGTCGCGGCGAGCGCGTCCAAATCGTCTCCGTAGACCTTCACGGCGATGTCCGCCCTCGCCCCGGTGCCCAGTTCGTCCAGCCGCATCTTGATCGGTTGGGTGAAGGCCAGCCGCTGGCCCGGCAGGTCTCGCAGCGCCTCCTCAAACAGCCGGGTGAGTTGCCCCTGCGTCGCCGCCCGCGTCCACTCGCTACGTGGCTTGAGGGTGACGAACACGTCGCTCAGCTCCAGCCCCATCGGGTCGGTGGCGATCTCGGCCGACCCGATCCGACTCCAGACGTGGGCGATCTCGTCGGGGAACTGGTCCAGCAGGGCCCGCTCCATTCGGGTGTTGAAGCGGACCGACTCCTCCGTCTGCGTGCCGGCCAGCCGGACGACGTTGATCGCCACCGCGCCCTCCGAGAGCTGCGGCATGAACTCGGTCCCGAGGTTCGGGGCGATCATTCCAAACGACACCGCCAGCACGGCCGCGGCGAACCCCGAGACCGCCAGCTTCTGTCGCATCGTGAAGTGCAGCACGGGCCGGTAGAGCCGGTGCAGGAGGCGGACGGCGAACGGTTCCCGGTGGGAGCCGCCCCGCGACAACGCCAGGCTGGCGAGGACCGGCATCAGCGTGAGCGACAGCACCATCGACCCGGCCAGGGCGAAGATCACCGTCAGGGCCATCGGCCGGAACATCTTCCCCTCGATGCCCTCCAACGTGAGAATCGGCAGGTAGACGGTGGCGATAATCAGTTCGCCGAACAGCGTCGGCCCCCGCACCTCCACCGCCGCGTCGCGGATGACGGCCAGCTTGTTTTTCGTGCCGCGGGCTTCGGCCAGGTGGCGGACGCAGTTCTCCACCATCACCACGCTGCTGTCCACGACCAGCCCGAAGTCGATCGCTCCCAGCGATAGCAGGCTCGCGGCGATCCCGAACCGCCACATCCCGGCGAAGGCGAACGTCATCGACAACGGGATCGCCAGGGCCACGATTAGCCCGGCCCGCAGGTTCCCCAGGAACACGAACAGCACCGCGACCACCAGCAGCCCGCCCTCGAACAGGTTGCGGCGGACCGTGTCGATCACCGAGTCGACCAGTTCCGTGCGGTCGTACATCGTGACCAACGCCATGCCGGGCGGGAGGTTCCCGCGGACCTCCTCGAACTTCTCCTTGAGGGCCGCGGTGTAGTCGCGGGTGTTCTCGCCCATCAGCATGAACCCCAGCCCCATCACCGCCTCGCCGCGGCCGTCGGCGGTGACGGCGCCGCGGCGAATCTCGTGGCCGACCGTCACCTCCGCCACGTCCCGCACCTTCACCGGCACGCCGTCCGCGGCGTCGACGACCACCTCCTCGATCTCGGCGATCGTTTCGGTCCGGCCCAGACCCTGGACCAGCAGCATCTCGCCCAGCCGGTCCACGTTCCCGCCGCCGACGTTGCGGTTATTCTTCCGCAGGGCTTCCACGACCGCCTCGAACGTCAGCCCGCGGGAGACCAGCGCCGCTGGGTCGACCTTCACCTGGAACTGCTTCTCAAACCCGCCCCAGCTGTTCACCTCAGCGGTGCCGGGGACGGTGCGGAGTTGCGGTTTGACGACCCAGTCGTGGGTCGTCCGCAGTTCGGTCAACAGCCGCTCCCGCTCCGCGGGCGGCAGGGCCGAGAAGTCCACCCCGGGGTAGGTGAGGACGTAGTGGAACACCTCGCCCAGCCCCGTGGCCACCGGCCCCATCTCCGGCCGGCCGACGCCTTCGGGCAGTTCGACGGTCGCCAGCCGCTCGCCGACGACCTGCCGGGCGAAATAAATGTCGGTTCCGTCCTCGAACGTGACGACGACCTGCGAGAAGCCGTACTTGGAGACGCTGCGGACGTTCACCAACGCCGGCAGGCCGCTCAAAGACTGCTCGACGGGGTAGGTGATCTGCCGCTCGATCTCCTCCGGCCCGAGGGCCGGGGCCGTCGTGTTCACCTGCACCATCACCGGGGTGGTGTCCGGGAAGGCGTCCACGTCCAGGTTCGCCAGGGCGTAGGCGCCGCCGGCGAGCAGCACGCACGTCGCCAGCAGCACCGCGGCGCGGTGCTGCAGCGACAGTTCGATCAGGCGGGTCAGCACGGACGGCTCCTCGGAACGTGCGGGGCGGGGGACGGGTGACGGACGGCGGGCGCGGGGTCAGTGCCCGCACGTGCACCCCGCCCCGAGGTTGCCCTTGAGCAGCTGCGCCCGCAGCACGTCCCCGCCGGCCGTGGCGACCACCTCGCCCGGCAGCAGT
Coding sequences within:
- a CDS encoding efflux RND transporter permease subunit, which encodes MLTRLIELSLQHRAAVLLATCVLLAGGAYALANLDVDAFPDTTPVMVQVNTTAPALGPEEIERQITYPVEQSLSGLPALVNVRSVSKYGFSQVVVTFEDGTDIYFARQVVGERLATVELPEGVGRPEMGPVATGLGEVFHYVLTYPGVDFSALPPAERERLLTELRTTHDWVVKPQLRTVPGTAEVNSWGGFEKQFQVKVDPAALVSRGLTFEAVVEALRKNNRNVGGGNVDRLGEMLLVQGLGRTETIAEIEEVVVDAADGVPVKVRDVAEVTVGHEIRRGAVTADGRGEAVMGLGFMLMGENTRDYTAALKEKFEEVRGNLPPGMALVTMYDRTELVDSVIDTVRRNLFEGGLLVVAVLFVFLGNLRAGLIVALAIPLSMTFAFAGMWRFGIAASLLSLGAIDFGLVVDSSVVMVENCVRHLAEARGTKNKLAVIRDAAVEVRGPTLFGELIIATVYLPILTLEGIEGKMFRPMALTVIFALAGSMVLSLTLMPVLASLALSRGGSHREPFAVRLLHRLYRPVLHFTMRQKLAVSGFAAAVLAVSFGMIAPNLGTEFMPQLSEGAVAINVVRLAGTQTEESVRFNTRMERALLDQFPDEIAHVWSRIGSAEIATDPMGLELSDVFVTLKPRSEWTRAATQGQLTRLFEEALRDLPGQRLAFTQPIKMRLDELGTGARADIAVKVYGDDLDALAATAAEVERVLRTVPGSADVGFTQLTGQPMLEVEIDRDAIARYGVPAAAVLDLVEALGNRPVGDVFQGQLRFPLTVRLPDEYRDDPEKIESLPIVTPRGEQIPLGRLADVRFTTGPSQIAREWAQRRVTVNVNVRGRDVGGFVAEAQRRVDEEVTLPSARYRVEFGGQFEHMVRARRRLLIVVPVALVLIASLLYATYGNLIDTVRVFTGIPFAWTGGLFALWLRGMPFSISAAVGFVALSGVAVLDDMLLVSRIRQLREKGLNLEEAVEGAAVQRLRPILMTTLVAALGFLPMATSSGMGAEVQRPLATVVIGGVCSATVMSLLVLRVLYTLFPSPAPKTDGSANDPTVQDERDGVHNHPDGRRNGETSALAGAGDRRFSHPFPDDPEV
- a CDS encoding RND transporter, whose translation is MLFRFHVPLAAVLSVGATLALTGCGADDSPDAPAAVPMADADHDHDADVGWWCVEHGVPEGECALCDASLVADFKEKGDWCAEHDRPESQCFLCDPDRFDRFAARYAAKYGEQPPRPTE
- a CDS encoding cation diffusion facilitator family transporter, with protein sequence MTDCGCPADQADTLERRTLRTLLAINGVMFVAEAGLGWWAESTALLADSLDMLADAAVYGLSLRAVGGSGRRRSRAATFSGVLQMVLGAGVLLEVGRRFLSGSDPVSTLMMAVGAVALAANLSCLALLAKHRGGGVHMRASWIFSTNDVIANVGVILSGALVLWTGSRWPDLIVGAVVAVVVLWGGVRILREAWPKEENP
- a CDS encoding efflux RND transporter permease subunit, which translates into the protein MLNAIIRFALHNRVLVLAGALLVLGLGGWRTAGLTIDVFPDLNRPRVVVITEAPGMAPEEVEALITFPLETSLNGANGVEVVRSSSAVGISVITVDFAWGTDIYTDRQVVAERMQLAAESMQEGIRPTLAPVSSVMGQILMLAVWSEPGADGEPQTAPLELRTLSDWVIRQRLLTIPGVSQVFVMGGGRKQFQVLVDPDALRAYGLTLDQVKEAVGESNLNATGGYLDERGPTELLVRGLGRATTVEDLRKVVVTIRDGRSVALEQVADVVEEAQVKRGDSSAFVRTEVAGEGPVAGGDDETAPGLSPLAPPLFTGGPAVVLTIAKQPGADTRVVTDAVNAAMADLARSLPDDVRVERVYSQRSFIDRSIENVVEALADGGVLVVVILFAFLLNFRTTFITLTAIPLSIVVTALVFAAFGFGINTMTLGGLAVAIGELVDDAIVDVENIFRRLRENKHLPEGERLNPLVVTFRASTEIRSSIVFGTAIVVLVFLPLFALGGMEGRLFAPLGAAYVVSILASLAVSLTVTPALCSLLLVGNRGWHVVAPLLGLGMSAATFYWIAPRAAEIFHIEALHPSDPLWWTLAAAPAFWLGVEALDRFTSGGEEEGLFLRGLQWLAGGAIRGATLFAWPVLLITAGAVAVAGARMSTLERDFLPPFNEGAMQVNVILDPGTSLKTSNEIGRAVEKSLLAVEGVSSVVRRTGRAELDEHAVTVNISEMIVEFDPESDREREAILEDLREAVADVPGAVGSVEGPLGHLISHMISGVKAQIGIKLYGDDLDVLRRKGEELKAAMSGVPGLVDVQLEQQVTIPQLRIELDRDALLLAGLRPADVMEFVQTAMNGEVVSEILVGQRTFDLLVRLDEPFREDLEALRRLTLTTPEGGQIPLESVARIYESGGPNTINRENVRRQIVLQANVSGRGVVEAVEDVRASFADVELPPGYFLEFSGQFESQQSASRTLGLLGAVSVFGVFLVLYTLFGSANFALQVMAALPTAFIGGVIALVITDQTLTVAALVGFISLAGIASRNGILLLNHYLHLVKHEGEGWTRSMVVRAGRERLAPVLMTALTSGIGLVPLALAAGEPGKEILYPVATVIIGGLLTSTAAEFVVRPALFWAIGRPAGRRLASASGAPVALTEESEEHA
- a CDS encoding efflux RND transporter periplasmic adaptor subunit, which encodes MRLGKLNLSPRRLAIAAVPVAAVALWLSAGWWLPELSALAFGEETPVEAAEDPHAGHDHGVAAAGEVIRLSEQARRTIGLRTATVELTEFDRTITVPGVVAERPGRSNLQVSAPMTGMVTDVFATEGQAVRPGDTLFLMRLTHEDVVQAQTDYLKTLEALDVEEREIDRLQTVSRGVVAGKVVLERQYEKQKLEGLLKAQRQSLLLHGLEESQVARIASDRNLVREIRIVVPEPHDPSEEGHGEAHDPAVREATPTVPARTASLQEPTSQAHPPLTVERLNVHAGDAVDANAPLAELSDLSLLYVEGRAFERDAAAVVAAAREDRPVTALPTDNLAGASDPVTGLEIAYVANRVGADSRVVPFYVLLPNEIVSDGRDRASGGQFLTWKYKPGQRMRLRVPVETYAEAIVLPIEAVAEAGAERFAFVENGATFERRPVHVVYRDAESVVIADDGSLLPGESVAVSAAHQLQMALKNAAGGAIDPHAGHNH